CAAACCTATGCCAACTAATGGTAACACTGATGCCACAGGCAAGGACAGCGTGAAGGCCTACACTCAAGGCATAATACACAGCTTTCTAAGAGTTCCACCATGCACAGGTAATCTTAAAAGGAATCTAATCTGTAGCAAAACCTCtgctttttaaattttaatcagttGACACACTCCATAGATCAGAGTGAGAGCTCACCTGACCCCAAAGATGCCGACAAGTTGGCCATGTCCATTCTGCTTTGCACTGATGTGAACAGGAGTCGGCCCGGAGCAAATATTGGCCAAGACCTCCAGCTGTTATTGTTTCCTTTGTTGGAGACGCTGAGCCGTCTCAGCACAAACCTTTACCTTCCTCTGAGGAAGGCTGACAAGAGCTTGCAACTACTTTTGCGACTGCTGCAACTCACAGGAACTCCAAAAGAATGTGGTTTGTATTAATAACAGATTTTAAATACAAAAGTACAGATACCGGTACAACTGTTAGACATTGTAGTAAAATGCATTGCATGTTACTGTCACATGCATTTCAATACATTAGAATATTGTGTGAAAGTTATTTGATTTCAGAAGTTCTGCTTTGACTTAGGTCAATTAAAGGCTTGACATTATCTTGCAGTTTTTGATTATAGTGTGAAGaaccctctgggtactccggcttcctcccacctccaaagacatgcacctggggataggttgattggcaacactaaattggccctagtgtgtgaatgtgattgtaaatgttgtctgtctctctgtgttggccctgcgatgaggtggcgacttgtccagggtgtaccccgccttacgcccaaatgcagctgagataggctccagcaccccctcaaCCCCAAGAGGGagaagcgttagaaaatggatggatgtaagtagATTACAATATTGAACATTTGTactatttttcacattttatgggGTACTAAATTTGGGTTTTTATTATCTGCAACCTACAATTATCACAATTGATTGTTTGTTGCCTAATCTATGAAATATAAGAGTTGCACTTTTAAATTTGAACTACTGAAATAATGTacattttcaaataaattgttatttATTAAGATGCAGCTGTATGCAGTACAGTATATTGCAGATAATCATACACACTTTTGACACACATTGTCAGAGTGGTATTCATTTAACAATATGTTTACTGTTGTGGTTGTAGTTAGTGGTACAGTATATAACTGCATCATACAGAGGTGTGTTTCTGATATTTTAATAATTTCAGAACAGCATCATTCTGCATTTCATATTATCATTAAGTCAATCAGTGGAATAAACTGCATTCTGAACATCCTCAACTAAAACCATCATCAGCAAATCGCTGGTTTATTTTCAGAAATGGCGATACATAATGTGATTCAATGCATTTTACTGTATGTCGTGGAAATGTGCTtaattatttcaaaaatattttagatTCTTGTCTTCAATTTGGAAAAGTATTACTGATATACCAAACTGCTATTGAAAGACTTAGCAGAGTGTCACTTCAAGTATTTTTGCTCTGCTTTTTACAGTAGATGATGTAACGGCTGCTTTGAAGAGGCTCATTCTTCAACACGTAGATCCAATCCAGGAGTTCATACTGAGGCGTCTGTGTGGGGAACCTCAGGAGGTAAACAACAAAATCTTGCGTCAACAAGGATAGTTGATACAACAGGATGTCACTGTGTATTTCAGTTGTTTGATGTGGAGAGAGCAGATCTCTATTTGAACGTCCTGAAGCAGCTGGCCACCCACACATCTAATATTCAGCAAGCTTCCTTCCCTAAACTCATCAAGTATAGTCTCAGCATCCTGCAAAAAACAACCCAACAGGTTGACACTAAAATATAATTGTTCGCATTTAAGTTACAACTCTGTTTTGTTGCTCAACTATTATCCTCTTTCCATTAGATTCCGTCTCTGGCAAGCCAGGTAGCTAAAGCTGTTGCTATGGCGTCTCTTGCCACAGTATGTGGTCTAATTGAGCTTCGAGCAATTGTCATGGAGGCCGACACCTTATCTCTTCTGAAACAACTGAACGAGCACTTTTACAAGGCAGCACCAGCTTCCTGGCAGAGTCCTTCACCTTGGGGGTGCCTCAGCGAGCGCCTTTTGAAACCTCACACAGCAGGCTGCTTGAGGTCAGTGATGATCTGAACAAGTTGCCCAAAACCAGTTCGGGATGCAACAATCAACCGGTTTTACTATTAACCGTGATTAAAAACATCCACTGTACCGCCTGTGTCAGTCCTCCTCACTTGGACATTATGCTGGTGAGTTATTTTGTgaagtaaattatttttatatagcgatttttaaactagtgattcaaagcactttacattgaggaACCCATTAGCTACTGTACATTCAAGCTCCATTTACATCAGTGTGCGTGGCACTGAGAGGCACATAAttgaattgtcttgcccaaggacacaacggcagtcactcGGATGACAGATGCTggattcgaaccaggaaccctcaagtttctggccggCCACTATACCATCTGAGACACTTATACATAAGTATCAAGAGACATGCTAGTATTCTACATTAGCTTAACAATGGCAGCAGGACAAAGCAGATAGTTTTTCCCAGCCAAAAAAAATGACGACCAGCGTGGAAACATTTGGCTACTTTATAAAAGAAAACCAGGGAGTCATTGTAAACGATGGCTCACTTTTTTGCAAAACCCGCTAAAAGAAAGTTGTGGCTAAAGGGTCTAATTTGTCCTATACGGTGCAGCTCTACACCCCAAGACATAATAACTGATTGATTATGTTAGTGGTAAGTTACTTACTGAAGAATTGAGTTGGTGAAGAGTAAAATGTAAATGTGTCACTTGCAATCAGTTGCTTAGAATTGAGTCACTTTAGTATAAACAAACTGCAAAAGGTACGCTTGTCAAGTGCTTCATTCACTGACCATTTAACGTTAGAGATTGCTTCTTGCTGTCTGTGTTGAATACACTACAGTATTTACGTTGTAAGTTGATATATCAAGTGTAAAACACTAACTTAATATCAGGAGCTTGTAGCATAACAGCACCATACCATAGGATCTAATAATGCGTATTCCACTTATTAACACAGCATAAAAGAGgatattaaaaataaacaaataggcATGGATGACAGTTGATGTCAATAACACTTTAGTTCATTAGTTTTATTTTAATGATACAATTATTCGTGTATATGTTCGAATTTATAATTTTGTACTGTTATTATAATATCAATAGTTGAAGTCTTATTCCAAAGTATTACCAGGACACATCATAATATCAATGTCTCGGAAGGTCTATgtaatttcttttttaaattttttttatgaaattaaTCAATACCTAATAATTGTGAAACTGCAATTAGTTCGTGAGTCATAtcagagactataaaaatgggagccattacttccctgcttggcaatcagcatcaagggttggaattgggggttaaatcaccaaaaatgattcccgggcacggccaccactgctgctcactgctcccctcactacccagggtgtgaacaaggggatgggtcaaatgcaaagcacacatttcaccacatctattatgtgtgtgacaatcattggtactttattacTTGGGCTATAATAGTACAGTCAAACTCTATAATCTTGGCATCCCTAACACCATTGTTGACTGCCTGTTGGATAAAAGTAAAGAAGCCTTTCTTTCTTAGTGTTGAAGGTGGACAAGGTCTTCTTCTGCAAGATTGGGGACGCACATCCGCCCACTTCATGCGAAACCGATGGATTTGCCTTAGCCTCCTGATAAAGACCGCCGGGATGTTGTCTGAACTCCACACAAACAGAGATGCTTTAGCGGCCACGCTGACCTGCAGCGTGGAGGCTCTGACTCTGCTACCCAGTGACCTTGTGCTGCCTGTATTTGCCTTCATGGAGACGGTGCTGCCACAAGTGAGGCCCCGGGTCACATTACATTTGACAGGAGGAGGTGTCTGGTATTAAAGTGTGTTAATGCGATCCCAGTTAGTGCAAGAGGAGGAGGCCCTCTGCGTGGAGGCCTTGAATCGGACCTGGGAGCTGGTGCATGGGCTTAGCAGTAACGCTCATGACTTCTGGCCTGCCCTCAAAGGCTTTATTTCACTGGCCTTCCACAaaacactgctgctgctcacagaCCATGAGGCCCCCGTGCTCACAGCAACCATAAAACAGGTGATCACAAAGTCCgatgagagttttttttttttttaaagcaaattacTTGAATAATGCAAGTTTGGTGTTTTTGTGTAGATTGCAGCTAAACTCATGGAATTGTCTGAGTCCAAGAATGGTGTTTTTAGTGTGCTTTTGCAACACTGCTGTCACACATGGTTGCCCACTCGTGACCCAGATGACGATGTCTTCTCCAGTGTTTTCAGTCACATCAACATCCTATCTGAGGCCTGCGTCTATGGCCCCGTGTTCAGGAGAGATCAGCGGTAACTCAGCATTTTAACCAGCCCCTCAAATTgcagatttattaaaaaaactgtTACTGTCTTCCAAAGTCTTGTTCAAGATGTCCACACATATGTGGAGCAACTGGATGGAGAATGTGCCGCCAATGCTGTGGTTGCCAGGTGAGGCGATGCCATTTTATGGCTAAGGATGGGCATTTCTTGTTGGTTTATTAATAAAATGCGAGAATTTAAGTATGTTAAGGGTGTAGTCCTCCCAGGCTCTTTTGTTCTGTTCTGGTCTGAATAAGGCGATTAGACTAGAATTGAAGATAATCTATTCATTCTACAAATGGAGTAAGTACAAACATTTGCAATACCAGCAGAGGAGAAGATTGTGCCTCTGCTCACATGCTTTTGTCCTATTTGCTACACCTCCATGCGGAGTTGTTTGGGCATTGTCCAGTGAAACAAAAAAGTTAACCTAAAAGTGTgtcttggacacacacacacacacacacacacattcatcctcTCTTGCTTCGTCTTGTTCCtggcacctcttctcaccatcCAAACCAGATAAGATACTGTGCGTGTGTATTTGTTCAGATAAACTCCAGGGTACTCGTGTTTTGTCTTTGAACATAACTAAGCGAATAGCGAGTGAGACTCCATATGCTTTTCACTGTGCTTTAAACAATGACAAAGCCATTTAATCCCACGTAATTTAATCTGGTTTGGAGTCAAATATATTTTAAGAGAAAAATACTTGCTTTCTGTTATTTGAACTGTTTCTTTCCAATTAGCTTCTTTTGACAATAGTTACACCAAACCCATGTTTAATCAATGAGTGTTACGCAGAATATAATGTCCTACAGAGCAATTATTTCAAATGTGTTACAAATTAATGGGATGATTGATAACTGAGTATTAAGACCATGTCTTTAAATGCCCATACCTAGTTTTGAGTCCACAGTGCCCTTTTTAATATCGCCTCTAGATGTTTTTATTTTGGGATTACTGCTGAACCACTGCTTTTGTCTTCTAGTGACAACAGAGATGATCAGCTACCTCGCATGTATGCACTTGCTTTCCTCAGTCGTCTTGACCCCTCTAAACAACAGCATGAGAGGCTGATGGAGAAGATTGTTGTCACTCTCCTAGAAAAGGTAATTTACTCCGAACTCTGTTTAATAGTTATGGTATTTGTTGCATATTTCATATATAGTGTAGAAGTTACAATAATTTAAAGTGGTACATCGCTTGACACCCTAGAGACCTTCATTTTTGGCCAGCCAATCAGAGCAGGGGATTCACACTTTAGTTTGAATGGCACCAAGGTGGTAaacactttttttcaaccaacataTTAACCACGTCTAATACAGAAAGGCAACTGTACTGCCAGAGTCGTCACAGCTAAGAAAATTATTTACAACCAATTGAATCACACTTGACACAAACATTGGGAAACTTTCTCTCCAGGACAAGAACACATCAAAATCAGTTCGCATCTCCAGTAACTCCCTACAACATCGTGTGAAAAACAGAGTATGGCAAACCGTACTGCTGCTGCTTCCCAAATTTAAAGAGGTAACGTTTTAGCTTTCACATCTGACACCAAGCAGGGAATAACAACTTGTGTGTTTACGCACACAGGAGTTTGTCAACTCTATACTGAACAAGGTCTTTGAGGCTGGCTTCTGCAGTAACCAGGCTTCAGTCAAGTACCTGATCGAGTGGATGATGATTTTGGTCCTTGTCCATTATCCACAACACATAGACAGGTTTTGGGTCTGCTTCAATATGGTGAGCTCCTCCATTTTTTATGAATACCTACAATACGGTTTGTTTTGGACATGTTTATTAATAAGTTACATTGTGAAACATCACGTTTACACTTGCGCAATTCTACATTTACCAAAATATTTAGCACTCTTACCTCTATATTATtagtaaaaacacattttcttcTAAAAACTATAGCTTGCAACCTTTTTCCTTATTGGAATAAAGTTTAAGGGTTACCTTCAATGAGTTACACGTTTTCTGACTGAATGTTGTGGCAATGTTGGATACTCATGTTGAACATTGCCCAAGCATCAAATTTTGAGGTTCATGGATTTTGCAGGCTGTTTTAGATTACTCCGGTTGCGgagttttgcagtctggctactTTTTTACGCCACAACAAGGTGGATGTACTTATTTGGACATTCAGTTAACTGCTCTGCTTCAGGCAGtgagaaaacacaaacatttttttagtttgATCTAATCTTGGCATATGAATAACACCTCATGtgtgacatgcagtgacataaattATGCTAAAATCAGCTGTTTTCAATGCAGAGTCTGAATTGCAAATGTACCTATTGTTGTGACCGAGTGAATCTACAGTATgtaatgtttatgaagtttattttcaatCGTGTCTGGAAAAATAAACGTCAAGATATATGtttaaaagtgtgcatttttaaaaataaattccaatAATGTTGGAGAAGGTGGgacgtggtttcatttgcaatctggtaaCAATACCACAAACTAATATCTTGCAGACCGACTCAAAAAAACGGCTTATAAATGTGACTGCAGAGCAAAATGTATGCAAAGTTTACAACAAACCATATCCAATACACATTATCGagaccaatggttctcaaatgggggtacgcgtattctcaaaatagcaacaattcaaaaatcttttataaatatatttattgaataatacttctacaaaatatacatttaaattcataaactgtgaaaaaaataattcaatgatccaatattcagtgttgacagctagattttttgtggacatgttccctaaatattgatgttaaagatttctttttttgtgaagaaatgtttagaattaagttcatgaatccagatggatctctattacaatccccaaagagggcactttaagttgatgattacttctatgtgtagaaatctttatttataattgaatcacttgtttatttttcaacaagtttttagttatttttattttatttttttgtgtgaatgggtaaatgtggaggtagtgtcaaagcgctttgagtaccttgaaggtagaaaagcgctgtacaagtacaacccattcattcattctaaatagttcaagaaagaccactacaaatgagcaatattttgcactgttatacaatgtaataaatcagaaactgatgacatagtgctgtattttacttttgtatctctttttttcaaccaaaaatgctttgccctaattacggggtacttgaattattaaaatgttcacagggggtatatcactgaaaaaggttTGAGAACAACTGATCTAGACCACAAGTAGGTGTTTTAAATTTTGATTCAAATCATCATAATAGGTCCtcttaaaaaaaagccttgaccACTCTTTGTTTTAGGGATCAACATTAGTGGTGGCTGACGTCTATATTGTATATTAACTATTGGGATCTTGTGCAGCAACATGAAGGAAGCAAAACAGGCATCTGCACCTTTCTGGCAGTCTTGGTGCATTTCTCCGTCATAGTTCCAAAACTTAAGAACCCGGTAAGCCATCTTCAAACTGTCGCTTCTGTTCTTGAACAACTTATCACTCCTCATAACACTTGCTTTGTTGTTAAGGATGTGCAGTTGGCCAAAGCACTGGATGTCGCTCTGAAGTGGTGTTTCCACAATAACTTCAGCGTGCGCCTGTATGCCCTGCTGGCCTTGAAGCAGGTTTGGAGCTTGATAGAGGCTAGAGGAGAAGATGATTGTCTGAGGGGGCTGTCCACTGTTGTCAAAGCCTGTCTGCACCAGACTGAGGCCTTGAAGAACACGGGGTGAGAAGACAAGCCCTTAAGCAGCAAAATGGAATATGATGTTAATACTGAAAACACATGCCCTAACTTTAAGGAATGCCAACAAGAATTGGACCAGGATTCAAGAGCACTTTTTCTTTTGTGCCTTTGATCCAATAAGAGATTACAGCATTGAGGTCGGTGTGTGCAAAAATTGTGCTTTAAGAATGACTCATGCATCAATAAACATAACACTTAGACTTTTCCTCTTTTTCTAGACAATATTGTACACATTCCCTAGTCTGTCAGGGTTGGCTGATGATGAATGGATTCCACCCTGGAAGCTAGAGAAGCTATCGTGGGTTTCTCAAATCCCTCCTTTGAGGAATGCTGCTCCTCAACTGAGCCAGCTTCAGCCTGGAGACTGGATCCAGCAAGACAAAAGTACAGTTCCACATGCAACAACAGCATCCAAAGTCAAACAttttaataagattttttttcacattcaataTGGTGTGTCCCACAGGCGAGGATGATAAGGAGGATCGCTGGGCAGAGGTGCAAAAGAAGATCACCCCCTGGAGGTTGGACATCCAGGACCAGGATCCTGATCTCCAGTTGGTTCCACAGCAGAGAGTCACTCGTGTGGGCAAACAGCATGGCGCCCTGTTGGTGGTCGCCTCACTTATTGACAAACCCACAAACTTAGGAGGTCATAACAGACACACTAGCTCACGCTGAATTAATCTTTGATTTGGGGAAATCACATTAATACAGCACACATGTGACAAAACACCTTTTGAAATATGGTTTTCTGCGCGGTTATAGGTTTGTGCCGGACCTGTGAGATCTTCGGTGCCAGTGCATTGGTGCTGGACAACCTTCGCCACATTACTGACAAACATTTTCAGTCCCTCAGTGTCTCATCTGAACTTTGGCTTCCCCTTCTGGAGGTGAGGTACATTACACTGTAGATACTCAGTGGCCACATTAGATACACTGTTAGTCTTTGCCTTCCATTGTCTAAATTGAATGGGTTTACTCATTAGGTGAAGCCGTTGGAGCTGGCAGACTTCCTACAAGTAAAAAAGAGACAGGACTACTGCATTGTTGGAGTGGAGCAGACTGCCAACAGTCAGAACCTTCAGGACTTCCACTTCCCTGAGAAGACACTGCTGCTTCTAGGGTATGGTGCTAATGACTAGAGAAGTGTTTTTGTTTGCTCTAGATAGGTATATATTCTTACCTTTCCTTTGGTATAAGTTTAAAAAGTACCATAAATAACTAGCCGGCCACCTGCCAATGTGTGTGGCAATGACTGCATCAGTGCATCACAATGTTTATTGTAGGTTAAGGTTGTCAAAGTTATTCCAATTCACTACGTAGaggatatacaaaccctgtttccatatgagttgggaaattgtgttatatgtaaatataaacggaaaacaatgatttgcaaatccttttcaacccatattcaattggatgcactacaaagacaaaatatttgatgttcaaactcatacatttttttttttcttgcaaataataattaactttgaatttcatggctgcaacacgtgccaaagtagttgggaaagggcatgttcactactgtgttacatcaccttttcttttaacaacactcaataaacgtttggaaactgaggaaactaattgttgaagctttgaaaatggaattctttcccattcttgttttatgtagaacttcagtcattcaacagtacggggtctccgctgtcgtattttacgcttcataatgcgccacacatttttgatgggagacaggtctggactgcaggcgggccaggaaagtacctgcactctttttttacgaagccacgctgttgtaacacgtgcggaatgtggcttggcattgtcttgctgaaataagcaagggcttccatgaaaaagacggcgctttgatggcagcatatgttgttccaaaacccgtatgtacctttccgcattaatggtgccttcataaatgtgtaagttacccatgacttgggcactaatgcacccccataccttcacagatgctggcttttgaactttgcgtcgataacagcctggatggttcgcttcccctttggtccggatgagacgatttcaaatatttccaaaaacaatttgaaatgtggacagaacacttttccactttgtatcagtccatcttagatgatctggggcccagagaagccggcggcttttctggatgttgttgataaatggctttcgctttgcatagtagagctttaacttgcacttacagatgtagcgacaaactgtatttagtgacagtggttttctgaagtcttcctgagcccatatggtgatattctttagagattgatgtcggtttttgatacagtgccgtctgagggatcgaaggtcacggtcattcaatgttggtttccggccatgccgcttacgtggagtgatttctccagattctctggaccttttgatgatattgtggaccgtagctgttgaaatccctaaatttattgcaattgcactttgagaaacgttgttcttaaactgtttgactatttgctcacacagttgtggacaaaggagtgtatttcgacccatcctttcttgtgaaagactgagcattttttgggaagctgtttttatacccaa
This sequence is a window from Nerophis ophidion isolate RoL-2023_Sa linkage group LG09, RoL_Noph_v1.0, whole genome shotgun sequence. Protein-coding genes within it:
- the tarbp1 gene encoding probable methyltransferase TARBP1, whose product is MNSVLINAVLSTSHDYEPLFESLCWPADVWPETQRVGALTAFLEGLEELLVQSDRSLLTPAKRQCLLDRTESLLQSHCLPLLSRISAEVEGSPCRELTAAVCGLVAVCVRLCDPAVAGRTAQAVLPSLRLREEEPLSVEIASDVIIAILPSLSGDDHLTSSILSCALLGIRTHPEGLLPRVTVRLLLALLGCCSDVRLSILLQKMLTELCTWHALERTPAVTERTLLCLTALSDHLLAAGEPDPRPCLRFWRVVQDGLIHRDNVSRKRALYLLKRCVASSQEQDVDCPRSQESGEEVLFKWTPKNSKMLREFWEDYVLVMETLEENQVHVVRPVLNRIDSLIQTTEQEGQDLFHPSWLLCVYQRMFHSENKTLMKAGVCHFLELQVLQQPVFAVAFSQFITGPFIDVLSEMSLYCRAPSQSVGACPELAIKLQIFLKNFFSSLPAQDKGRVLLQLIQQLGSKHWCAVPLFFLSQALSNLAPNPMLGIDGLTSLREVLRCTMITHQVLLRGAAQCFLLKSALCLIDVSTVTLDDVFTFLANFRADESLCRGTKLWNEVCMWLLSKEGSFKPMPTNGNTDATGKDSVKAYTQGIIHSFLRVPPCTDQSESSPDPKDADKLAMSILLCTDVNRSRPGANIGQDLQLLLFPLLETLSRLSTNLYLPLRKADKSLQLLLRLLQLTGTPKECVDDVTAALKRLILQHVDPIQEFILRRLCGEPQELFDVERADLYLNVLKQLATHTSNIQQASFPKLIKYSLSILQKTTQQIPSLASQVAKAVAMASLATVCGLIELRAIVMEADTLSLLKQLNEHFYKAAPASWQSPSPWGCLSERLLKPHTAGCLSVEGGQGLLLQDWGRTSAHFMRNRWICLSLLIKTAGMLSELHTNRDALAATLTCSVEALTLLPSDLVLPVFAFMETVLPQLVQEEEALCVEALNRTWELVHGLSSNAHDFWPALKGFISLAFHKTLLLLTDHEAPVLTATIKQIAAKLMELSESKNGVFSVLLQHCCHTWLPTRDPDDDVFSSVFSHINILSEACVYGPVFRRDQRLVQDVHTYVEQLDGECAANAVVASDNRDDQLPRMYALAFLSRLDPSKQQHERLMEKIVVTLLEKDKNTSKSVRISSNSLQHRVKNRVWQTVLLLLPKFKEEFVNSILNKVFEAGFCSNQASVKYLIEWMMILVLVHYPQHIDRFWVCFNMQHEGSKTGICTFLAVLVHFSVIVPKLKNPDVQLAKALDVALKWCFHNNFSVRLYALLALKQVWSLIEARGEDDCLRGLSTVVKACLHQTEALKNTGNANKNWTRIQEHFFFCAFDPIRDYSIETILYTFPSLSGLADDEWIPPWKLEKLSWVSQIPPLRNAAPQLSQLQPGDWIQQDKSEDDKEDRWAEVQKKITPWRLDIQDQDPDLQLVPQQRVTRVGKQHGALLVVASLIDKPTNLGGLCRTCEIFGASALVLDNLRHITDKHFQSLSVSSELWLPLLEVKPLELADFLQVKKRQDYCIVGVEQTANSQNLQDFHFPEKTLLLLGNEREGIPANLLQLLDVCVEIPQQGVIRSLNVHVSAALLIWEYTRQRLTCTSSQVKSKPC